The proteins below come from a single Bombyx mori chromosome 19, ASM3026992v2 genomic window:
- the LOC101736121 gene encoding X-ray repair cross-complementing protein 6 produces the protein MDSDIEVEECEEFSYRGNAGTIILINVYDPLSCKFPQIAHVATCQALKHYLRTSTSHNVGVVLYGIDDPTSNIKNVLEVMPLAPPNMDDYKKLKNINILALKQAKELRLSDALWYCNKMFNSCTKTLSSQTIILLSRLDTPPLSEDETPTFDRIVELNNSEIILKLINLSDSEYEIHQFYKDLLFEVNKNSLPKSVWKIEDVTKLILNECDRHLATAQLIFEIGNNVSIGISIYKLLKSNIEPKKVYLSNETNAVVTSDTKTTKVLVKPDTDMDIDRVEEQEMPLLKSELLHCQEYGNEIIAFTDNEFKTINNPFGPAKLKLLGFKPETFLCKEKWFLKNCSFLFPNEKSIEGSTTALKAMHQACIETKTVAICVICSRINSKPNIVALSPCTRPLGLDIDIGFDVIPLPFSENVRDLSSLFSDEIADTSDTQKDMLKNIINNVKFNYTPSMFENPKLQSLYRVIEAKALKQDDIEPFVDTTKPLNKIFNEIDGEQFYELFGPFGVTAVKRNSETKPANTKLQKTADVNIDVLDQRVKDRKVNMYTVPQLKDILKHKKATEALTGLNKSNLVDLVYKYCS, from the coding sequence ATGGATTCTGATATTGAAGTAGAAGAGTGCGAAGAGTTTTCTTATAGAGGAAACGCTGGAACTATAATTCTTATCAATGTATACGATCCCCTATCGTGTAAATTCCCACAAATTGCGCATGTTGCAACGTGTCAGGCACTCAAACATTATCTACGTACATCTACTTCGCATAATGTAGGTGTTGTCTTATATGGTATTGATGATCCAACTTCGAACATTAAAAACGTATTAGAAGTTATGCCATTGGCGCCACCTAACATGGATGactataaaaaactaaaaaacatcaACATTCTAGCTCTCAAACAAGCAAAAGAATTAAGATTGTCAGATGCGTTATGGTACTgcaataaaatgtttaatagTTGTACAAAAACACTATCCTCTCAAACTATTATTCTATTGTCAAGACTTGATACACCACCTCTGTCTGAGGATGAAACACCAACATTTGATAGAATTGTTGAATTGAATAATTCTGAGATAAttctcaaattaattaatttgtctgACTCTGAATATGAAATTCATCAATTTTATAAAGATTTGCTATTTGAGGTAAATAAAAACTCATTGCCAAAATCAGTTTGGAAAATTGAAGATGTTACAAAGTTAATTCTAAATGAATGTGACCGTCATTTAGCGACCGCTCAGCTTATTTTTGAAATTGGGAATAATGTATCAATTGGTATTTCTATCTATAAACTATTGAAAAGCAACATAGAACCAAAGAAAGTGTATTTAAGTAATGAAACAAATGCTGTTGTAACTAGTGACACTAAAACGACTAAAGTTTTGGTAAAACCTGATACTGATATGGATATTGATAGGGTTGAAGAACAAGAAATGCCTTTACTTAAGTCTGAGCTGCTTCACTGTCAAGAATATGGCAATGAGATTATAGCATTCActgataatgaatttaaaactataaataaccCATTTGGTCCAGCGAAACTAAAACTGTTGGGATTCAAACCAGAAACTTTCCTCTGTAAAGAGAAATggtttttgaaaaattgttctTTCTTATTCCCTAATGAAAAATCAATAGAAGGTTCTACAACTGCTCTCAAGGCAATGCACCAAGCatgtattgaaacaaaaactgtagctatttgtgtgatttgttctaGAATAAATTCTAAACCTAACATAGTGGCTCTTTCACCCTGTACTCGGCCCCTTGGTTTAGATATAGATATTGGATTTGATGTCATACCATTaccattttcagaaaatgtaagGGATCTCTCAAGTCTTTTTTCAGATGAAATAGCAGATACGTCAGACACACAAAAAGATATgctcaaaaatattattaataatgtaaaGTTTAATTACACTCCAAGCATGTTTGAAAATCCTAAGTTGCAATCATTGTATAGAGTTATTGAAGCAAAAGCATTAAAACAAGATGACATAGAGCCTTTTGTTGATACCACAAAAccactaaataaaatatttaatgagaTTGATGGGGAACAATTTTATGAACTATTTGGTCCATTCGGAGTAACCGCAGTCAAAAGAAATAGTGAAACAAAACCAGCTAATACCAAACTACAAAAGACTGCTGATGTCAATATTGATGTATTAGATCAAAGAGTTAAAGACAGAAAAGTAAATATGTATACTGTACCCCAACTTAAAGATATACTGAAACATAAGAAAGCAACAGAAGCTCTGACaggtttaaataaaagtaatctaGTTGATTTAGTTTACAAATATTGtagttaa
- the LOC100316861 gene encoding cyclin dependent kinase 5, whose product MQKYEKLEKIGEGTYGTVFKAKNKETHEIVALKRVRLDDDDEGVPSSALREICLLKELKHKNIVRLYDVLHSEKKLTLVFEHCDQDLKKYFDSLNGEIDLDVVKSFMYQLLRGLAFCHSHNVLHRDLKPQNLLINKNGELKLADFGLARAFGIPVKCYSAEVVTLWYRPPDVLFGAKLYTTSIDMWSAGCIFAELANSGRPLFPGSDVDDQLKRIFKLLGTPNEDTWPGVTQLPDYKPLPVYQPSLGLAQVVPRLPARGRDLLARLLTCNPALRMPADDAMAHAYFHDLNPSVKNDRC is encoded by the exons ATGCAAAAATATGAGAAACTTGAAAAAATCGGTGAAGGAACCTATGGTACGGTATTTAAAGCCAAGAATAAAGAAACACACGAAATCGTAGCGCTCAAACGTGTTAGATTAGACGACGACGATGAAGGAGTACCATCTTCCGCTCTTCGTGAAATATGTCTTCTCAAAGAATTAAAGCATAAAAATATAGTGCGACTTTACGATGTATTGCACAGCGAAAAGAAATTAACCCTAGTGTTTGAACATTGTGATCaagacttaaaaaaatacttcgaTAGTTTGAATGGAGAAATAGATCTAGATGTTGTGAAATCATTCATGTATCAATTACTTCGAGGACTAGCTTTTTGTCACAGCCACAACGTTCTCCATAGGGACTTGAAGCCACAGAATCTCTTAATAAACAAGAACGGTGAATTAAAGTTAGCTGATTTTGGTCTGGCCAGAGCTTTTGGCATACCAGTAAAGTGCTATTCCGCTGAAGTTGTAACCTTATGGTACCGGCCTCCTGATGTATTATTTGGTGCTAAGTTGTACACAACAAGCATTGATATGTGGTCTGCTGGATGTATATTTGCAGAACTTGCAAATTCGGGCAGACCGCTATTCCCAGGTTCAGATGTTGATGATCAATTAAAGAGGATTTTTAAGCTTTTAG GTACACCCAATGAGGACACATGGCCTGGAGTAACTCAACTGCCGGACTACAAACCTTTGCCTGTTTATCAGCCAAGTTTAGGCCTCGCCCAAGTTGTACCAAGATTGCCGGCTAGAGGTCGAGATCTACTCGCTCGGCTGCTCACCTGCAATCCAGCTTTAAGAATGCCAGCTGATGATGCAATGGCGCATGCGTATTTCCACGATCTCAATCCGTCAGTCAAGAATGATCGATGTTAA
- the LOC101736387 gene encoding uncharacterized protein LOC101736387, with protein MDPLRRCPFRPFSGQSFPNLYQDYLIPFSQRNSYRPWWNQSWQNDFGSRIIEEKEKYKICLDVQHYQPEDISVKVTDSEIIVEAKHEERQDKTGFISRQFKRRYVLPKDCPADNVTSTLSSDGVLSIIAPKIFLKDTGKVVPIKFCGYNHIASNFDSKVKNKTELKNIPNESDSKSERKELERITEKIELKPTSEAKEWEFKNVNTETEYKTNVEINDPKFFRDLQPRSEFGVTQKDIDEAIKEANELINRNKAEISEHSRLIASQFEGDSLDSKKLYSNVDAVSYNANELTEKKGSEMLKLTEQFSQTSLHASSNVENVFSMKNTTESMSQQSSLLNKSYSETIGTGTEMTSTKDISAELDEAAENV; from the coding sequence atggaCCCTCTTAGACGTTGTCCGTTTAGACCATTTTCCGGCCAGTCATTCCCAAATTTATACCAAGATTATCtaatacctttttcacaaagaAATTCTTACCGGCCATGGTGGAATCAAAGTTGGCAGAATGATTTTGGCTCACGAATtatagaagaaaaagaaaagtataaaatatgCCTGGACGTCCAACATTATCAACCGGAAGATATTAGTGTCAAAGTAACAGACAGTGAAATAATCGTAGAAGCAAAACATGAAGAGAGACAAGataaaacgggtttcatttccAGACAATTCAAGAGGAGGTATGTACTACCTAAAGATTGTCCGGCGGATAATGTAACTTCAACTTTGTCTTCAGATGGTGTTCTAAGTATTATTGCtccgaaaatatttttaaaagacaCAGGAAAAGTTGTACCAATCAAATTTTGCGGATATAATCATATCGCCTCAAATTTTGATAGcaaagtaaaaaacaaaacagaactTAAAAACATACCAAATGAATCTGATTCTAAAAGTGAACGTAAAGAGTTGGAACGTATTACTGAAAAAATAGAATTGAAACCTACAAGTGAAGCTAAAGAATGGGAATTTAAGAATGTTAATACGGAAACAGAATATAAAACTAATGTAGAAATTAATGATCCTAAATTTTTCCGAGATTTACAACCTAGAAGTGAATTTGGTGTGACACAAAAAGATATCGATGAAGCAATTAAAGAAGCTAATGAACTTATAAATCGCAACAAGGCAGAAATCTCCGAACATAGTCGTTTGATAGCGTCACAATTTGAAGGTGATTCCCTAGATtccaaaaaattatattcaaatgtcgatgcTGTATCGTATAACGCTAATGAATTGACAGAAAAGAAAGGTTCTGAAATGTTAAAATTGACAGAACAATTTTCTCAGACCTCTCTGCATGCGTCGTCGAATGTTGAAAATGTGTTTTCCATGAAAAATACAACAGAATCTATGAGTCAACAATCCTCCTTATTAAACAAATCTTATTCAGAAACTATTGGTACAGGAACTGAAATGACTTCTACTAAAGACATTAGCGCCGAACTCGACGAGGCCGCCGAAAATGTgtga
- the LOC101736256 gene encoding TM2 domain-containing protein almondex has protein sequence MHRTLPLRISIRDCFILILLVIMNTIHVTDMANNNMDFHSKENKIKGDSNDKGVSFSENEEYIKSCPSVDQENMTECSSLLYPCITCNRSIDCRYGGFYNYTCTVKPKVVCQGLKTFNKSSMCRFCYQTDKWEHRCEQKANCNSLASPLKYYLTNCTVSDDVICLGKRRFLKKVRCSWTSGTRWGTALVLALTLGGFGADRFYLGHWQEGIGKLFSFGGLGVWTLVDALLIGIHHLGPADGSLYI, from the exons ATGCATAGAACTCTGCCTTTACGTATAAGCATTCGAgactgttttattttgattttattagtaataatgAACACAATACATGTCACCGATATGG CTAATAATAACATGGATTTTCATAGTaaagagaataaaataaaaggtgATTCAAATGACAAAGGTGTAAGTTTTAGTGAGAATGAAGAATACATAAAAAGTTGTCCATCAGTTGATCAAGAGAATATGACTGAATGTTCCTCTTTACTGTACCCTTGTATAACATGTAACCGGAGTATAGATTGCAGATATGGAGGTTTCTATAATTATACATGTACAGTGAAACCAAAAGTAGTTTGTCAA GGGTTAAAAACTTTCAACAAAAGCTCAATGTGTAGATTTTGCTATCAAACTGATAAATGGGAACATCGTTGTGAACAAAAGGCAAATTGTAATTCTTTAGCTTCACCTCTCAAATACTATCT AACTAATTGCACTGTATCTGATGATGTTATATGTTTGGGGAAGAGGCGGTTCCTTAAGAAAGTAAGATGCTCCTGGACATCAGGAACTCGTTGGGGTACAGCACTTGTTCTGGCATTAACTTTAGGAGGTTTTGGAGCTGACCGCTTTTATCTTGGTCATTGGCAAGAAGGCATTGGTAAACTTTTTAGTTTTGGTGGCCTTGGAGTGTGGACTCTAGTGGATGCATTGTTAATTGGAATACACCATTTAGGACCAGCTGATGGGTCTTTATATATTTaa